In the Klebsiella aerogenes KCTC 2190 genome, one interval contains:
- a CDS encoding nucleoside deaminase, with protein MPTHDNHLQRAITLAAANVENGGRPFGAVIVRHGEVIAEAVNTLHQSGDPTAHAELNAIRDVSLRLGNQVLRECVVYASGQPCPMCLSAMYLTGVREVYFANSNQDGERFNLSTAAIYQQLQQPLDNQSLPIHHCPQPEGLALYQRWADKA; from the coding sequence ATGCCTACTCATGATAACCATCTTCAGCGCGCCATTACGCTTGCCGCCGCTAATGTTGAAAACGGCGGCCGCCCGTTCGGCGCCGTCATCGTACGCCACGGCGAAGTCATTGCCGAAGCGGTGAATACCTTGCACCAGAGCGGCGATCCTACCGCGCACGCTGAACTCAACGCCATCCGCGACGTTTCTCTACGTCTGGGCAATCAGGTATTGCGCGAATGCGTGGTTTACGCCAGCGGACAACCCTGCCCGATGTGTCTGAGCGCGATGTATTTAACCGGCGTGCGCGAAGTCTATTTTGCCAACAGCAATCAGGATGGCGAGCGCTTCAATCTCTCAACCGCCGCTATCTACCAACAATTGCAGCAGCCGTTGGACAACCAATCACTCCCCATTCACCACTGCCCACAACCCGAAGGGCTGGCCTTGTATCAGCGCTGGGCGGATAAAGCGTAA
- a CDS encoding cyanate transporter: MSQTQRKTLTLFVLVLIGINMRPLLTSIGPLLPQLRHATGMSFTLVSLLTALPVIAMGVLALAGGWVNRHVSENRSIALSLLAISIGAMLRELAPQSGLLLSSALLGGIGIGVIQAIIPSVIKRLFHRRTPQVMGLWSAALMGGGGLGAAITPWLAQHSALWHHALAWWTLPALAAIIGWLPLCKMLPAAPVAASAQVAPAVFRHHRAWTLGLYFGLINGGYASLIAWLPPYYMQLGHSAQFSGTLLALMTVGQTAGALVLPMLARHEDRRKLLMLALALQLFGFCGFIWWPQQWPLLWAVSCGVGLGGAFPLCLVLALDHSPQPAVAARLVAFMQGIGFIIAGLSPWLSGLLRSLSGNYQLDWEFHAICVFILMALTLRFVPARYPHQWRAPTTTAR; the protein is encoded by the coding sequence ATGAGCCAGACACAACGCAAAACGCTGACGCTATTTGTGCTGGTACTGATCGGCATTAATATGCGCCCGCTACTGACCTCGATAGGTCCATTACTGCCGCAACTGCGGCACGCAACTGGCATGAGCTTTACCCTGGTTTCACTACTGACCGCCCTTCCGGTCATCGCGATGGGGGTGCTGGCGCTTGCCGGAGGCTGGGTTAACCGCCACGTTAGTGAAAACCGCAGTATCGCGCTAAGTCTGCTGGCGATTAGCATTGGCGCGATGCTGCGTGAGCTGGCGCCGCAAAGCGGTCTGCTGCTTAGCAGCGCGCTGCTCGGCGGGATTGGCATCGGCGTGATTCAAGCGATTATACCCAGCGTTATTAAACGTCTTTTTCATCGCCGTACGCCACAGGTGATGGGATTGTGGTCAGCGGCGCTGATGGGCGGAGGCGGCCTGGGCGCCGCAATCACCCCCTGGCTTGCGCAGCATAGCGCGCTCTGGCACCACGCGCTGGCGTGGTGGACGCTACCGGCTCTGGCTGCGATCATTGGCTGGTTGCCGCTCTGCAAAATGTTACCCGCCGCGCCGGTTGCCGCATCGGCGCAAGTCGCGCCGGCGGTCTTTCGCCACCACCGCGCCTGGACGCTTGGCCTTTATTTCGGGCTGATCAATGGCGGCTACGCCAGCCTGATTGCCTGGTTACCGCCCTATTATATGCAGCTTGGCCACAGCGCCCAGTTTAGCGGCACGCTTCTGGCGTTGATGACCGTCGGCCAAACCGCCGGCGCGCTGGTGCTACCGATGCTCGCTCGCCACGAAGATCGTCGTAAGCTGCTGATGCTGGCATTGGCGCTGCAGTTGTTCGGGTTCTGCGGTTTCATCTGGTGGCCACAACAGTGGCCTCTGCTGTGGGCAGTGAGTTGCGGCGTAGGACTAGGCGGCGCATTTCCGCTTTGTCTGGTGCTGGCGCTGGACCATTCTCCGCAGCCAGCCGTCGCCGCTCGGCTGGTGGCGTTTATGCAGGGCATCGGTTTTATTATCGCCGGGTTATCGCCATGGCTTTCGGGGCTGCTGCGCAGCCTGAGCGGAAACTACCAGCTGGACTGGGAATTCCACGCCATCTGCGTGTTCATCTTAATGGCGCTTACCTTACGCTTTGTGCCCGCACGTTATCCGCATCAGTGGCGCGCGCCGACGACAACCGCCCGCTAA
- the ypdK gene encoding membrane protein YpdK, whose translation MKYFLMGISFMVIVWAGTFALMI comes from the coding sequence GTGAAATACTTTTTGATGGGAATTTCTTTTATGGTCATCGTTTGGGCCGGTACTTTCGCCCTGATGATTTAA
- the alaC gene encoding alanine transaminase yields MAEFSPERRFTRIDRLPPYVFNITAELKMAARRRGEDIIDFSMGNPDGATPPHIVEKLCTVAQRPDTHGYSTSRGIPRLRRAISRWYQERYDVDIDPESEAIVTIGSKEGLAHLMLATLDHGDTVLVPNPSYPIHIYGAVIAGAQVRSVPLVEGVDFFNELERAIRESYPKPKMMILGFPSNPTAQCVELDFFEKVVALAKRYDVLVVHDLAYADIVYDGWKAPSIMQVPGARDVAVEFFTLSKSYNMAGWRIGFMVGNKTLVNALARIKSYHDYGTFTPLQVAAIAALEGDQQCVRDIAEQYKRRRDVLVKGLHEAGWMVECPKASMYVWAKIPQPYAAMGSLEFAKKLLQEAKVCVSPGIGFGDYGDTHVRFALIENRDRIRQAIRGIKSMFRADGLLPAASKTVTEHHE; encoded by the coding sequence ATGGCTGAATTCAGTCCTGAACGCCGTTTTACGCGTATCGATCGTCTCCCTCCGTATGTTTTTAACATCACTGCCGAACTGAAGATGGCTGCGCGTCGGCGCGGCGAAGATATTATCGATTTCAGTATGGGCAACCCGGATGGTGCCACGCCGCCGCATATTGTTGAAAAACTGTGTACCGTCGCCCAGCGTCCGGATACCCACGGTTACTCTACTTCCCGCGGTATTCCTCGTCTGCGCCGCGCGATTTCACGTTGGTATCAGGAACGTTATGACGTCGATATCGACCCGGAATCAGAAGCCATCGTGACGATTGGTTCGAAAGAGGGGCTGGCGCATCTGATGCTGGCGACGCTCGATCATGGCGATACGGTGCTGGTGCCAAACCCCAGCTATCCGATTCATATTTACGGCGCGGTTATCGCCGGGGCGCAGGTCCGTTCCGTCCCGCTGGTGGAAGGCGTAGATTTCTTCAATGAACTGGAACGCGCGATCCGCGAGAGTTATCCGAAGCCAAAAATGATGATTCTGGGCTTCCCCTCGAACCCTACCGCGCAGTGCGTCGAGCTCGATTTCTTTGAGAAGGTGGTGGCGCTGGCGAAACGCTATGACGTGCTGGTGGTGCACGATCTGGCCTACGCTGATATCGTCTATGATGGCTGGAAAGCGCCGTCGATTATGCAGGTGCCCGGCGCGCGCGATGTGGCGGTCGAATTCTTCACCCTGTCAAAAAGCTACAACATGGCCGGCTGGCGTATCGGCTTTATGGTGGGGAATAAAACGCTGGTTAACGCGTTGGCCCGCATCAAAAGTTATCATGACTACGGGACCTTTACACCGCTGCAGGTGGCGGCGATTGCCGCGCTGGAAGGCGATCAGCAATGCGTGCGCGATATTGCGGAACAATATAAACGTCGTCGTGATGTGCTGGTGAAAGGGCTGCATGAGGCAGGCTGGATGGTTGAGTGCCCGAAAGCGTCGATGTACGTGTGGGCCAAAATTCCGCAGCCATATGCGGCAATGGGATCGCTGGAATTCGCCAAAAAGCTGCTGCAGGAGGCCAAAGTGTGCGTCTCGCCGGGAATCGGTTTTGGCGACTATGGCGATACTCATGTGCGTTTCGCGTTGATCGAAAACCGCGATCGTATCCGTCAGGCTATTCGCGGCATCAAATCCATGTTCCGTGCCGATGGACTGCTACCGGCGGCCAGTAAAACGGTGACTGAACACCACGAATAA
- a CDS encoding sensor histidine kinase — protein sequence MHDIFNMLLAVFDRAALMLICLFFLIRLRLFRELLHKSAHTPRELLAVTAIFSMFALFSTWSGVPVEGSLVNVRIIAVMSGGILFGPWVGAIVGVIAGVHRYLIDIDGVTAIPCFITSIVAGLLSGLINRKIPKAQRWKVGILAGMLCETLTMILVVLWAPTLALGIDIVSKIGIPMILGSICIGFIVLLVQSVEGEKEASAARQAKLALDIANKTLPLFRHVNSESLRQVCDIIRRDINADAVAITTTDRVLAYVGYGENNYNDRNNDISPTTRQAIESDTIIIKNNDEAYRTPEIHSMLVIPLREKGVVTGTLKIYYCHAHRITSSLQEMAIGLSQIISTQLEVSRAEQLREMANKAELRALQSKINPHFLFNALNAISSSIRMNPDTARQLIFNLSRYLRYNIELKDDEQIDIKRELYQIKDYIAIEQARFGDKLTVIYDIDEDVSCVIPSLLIQPLVENAIVHGIQPCRGKGVVTIAINECGNRVRISVRDTGNGIDPAVVARVEADEMPGNKIGLLNVHHRVKLLYGEGLHIRRLTPGTEIAFYVPNQHAPASEPVSLLP from the coding sequence ATGCACGATATATTTAATATGCTGCTGGCGGTTTTTGACCGCGCGGCATTAATGCTCATTTGCCTCTTTTTTCTTATCCGCTTACGCCTGTTCCGCGAACTGCTGCATAAATCGGCGCATACGCCTCGCGAGCTGCTGGCGGTCACCGCCATTTTCTCCATGTTTGCGCTGTTCAGCACCTGGTCCGGCGTTCCGGTAGAGGGTTCGCTGGTCAACGTACGGATTATCGCGGTGATGTCCGGCGGGATCCTGTTTGGGCCGTGGGTCGGCGCGATTGTCGGCGTGATTGCCGGGGTACACCGCTATCTCATTGATATTGATGGTGTAACGGCCATCCCCTGCTTTATCACCAGCATTGTCGCCGGGCTACTTTCCGGGCTTATTAATCGCAAAATTCCGAAAGCCCAGCGCTGGAAGGTGGGGATTCTGGCCGGGATGCTGTGCGAAACGCTAACCATGATCCTCGTGGTGCTGTGGGCGCCGACGCTGGCGCTGGGGATCGATATTGTCTCCAAAATCGGTATTCCGATGATCCTTGGCAGCATCTGCATCGGTTTTATTGTGCTGCTGGTCCAGAGCGTGGAAGGCGAGAAAGAAGCCAGCGCGGCGCGCCAGGCAAAACTGGCGTTGGATATCGCCAACAAAACGCTGCCGCTGTTCCGCCACGTTAACAGCGAATCGCTGCGTCAGGTTTGCGATATTATTCGCCGGGACATCAATGCCGATGCGGTCGCGATTACCACCACTGACCGGGTGCTGGCCTATGTTGGTTACGGGGAAAATAACTATAACGATCGCAACAACGATATCAGCCCAACCACTCGTCAAGCCATTGAAAGCGACACCATCATCATTAAAAACAACGACGAAGCCTACAGAACGCCGGAGATCCACTCCATGCTGGTCATTCCGCTACGTGAGAAAGGCGTGGTGACCGGCACGTTGAAAATTTACTACTGCCATGCGCATCGTATTACCTCCTCGCTGCAGGAGATGGCGATCGGCCTGTCGCAAATTATCTCCACTCAGCTTGAAGTCTCGCGGGCCGAACAACTACGAGAAATGGCCAATAAAGCGGAACTGCGCGCCCTGCAAAGTAAAATTAATCCCCATTTTCTGTTTAATGCGCTTAACGCCATCTCCTCTTCCATCCGCATGAATCCGGATACCGCGCGACAGTTGATTTTCAATTTGTCGCGTTATTTACGCTATAACATTGAGTTAAAAGATGACGAGCAGATCGACATCAAGCGCGAGCTATACCAAATTAAGGATTATATTGCGATCGAGCAGGCGCGATTCGGCGACAAGCTGACGGTGATTTATGATATTGACGAGGACGTCAGCTGCGTCATCCCCAGCCTGCTCATTCAGCCGCTGGTTGAAAACGCCATCGTCCACGGTATTCAACCCTGTCGGGGTAAGGGCGTGGTGACTATCGCCATCAACGAATGCGGAAACCGGGTGCGCATTAGCGTACGGGATACCGGTAACGGTATTGACCCAGCGGTGGTAGCCCGCGTCGAAGCCGACGAGATGCCGGGCAATAAAATTGGTCTGTTGAATGTTCATCATCGGGTGAAACTGCTCTACGGCGAAGGGCTGCATATCCGCCGCTTGACGCCGGGAACGGAGATTGCGTTCTACGTCCCCAACCAGCACGCCCCGGCGAGTGAACCGGTGTCGCTGTTGCCATGA
- a CDS encoding LytR/AlgR family response regulator transcription factor, producing MKVIIVEDEFPAQQELTWLINTHSQMEIVGTFDDGLDVLKFLQHNKVDAIFLDINIPSLDGVLLAQNISQFAHKPFIVFITAWKEHAVEAFELEAFDYILKPYQESRIINMLQKLSSAWQQQQQVAVSGAPAHNPTRENDTINLIKDERIIVTSIHDIYYAEAHEKMTFVYTRRESFVMPMNITEFCSKLPAAHFFRCHRSYCVNLNKIREIEPWFNNTYVLRLRDLEFQVPVSRSKVKEFRQLMNL from the coding sequence ATGAAAGTTATTATTGTGGAAGATGAGTTCCCGGCGCAGCAGGAACTCACCTGGTTGATTAATACTCACAGCCAGATGGAGATCGTCGGCACCTTTGACGACGGTCTCGATGTGCTGAAATTCCTGCAGCACAATAAAGTCGATGCCATCTTTCTCGACATCAATATTCCCTCTCTGGACGGCGTACTGCTGGCGCAAAATATTAGCCAGTTCGCGCATAAGCCGTTTATCGTTTTTATCACCGCGTGGAAAGAACATGCGGTGGAAGCCTTTGAACTGGAAGCGTTTGACTACATCCTTAAGCCTTATCAGGAATCGCGGATTATTAACATGCTGCAGAAGCTGTCCAGCGCCTGGCAGCAACAGCAGCAGGTGGCGGTGAGCGGCGCGCCCGCGCACAACCCAACCCGCGAAAACGACACCATTAATCTGATTAAAGACGAGCGGATCATCGTCACCAGCATTCATGATATTTATTACGCGGAAGCGCATGAAAAAATGACCTTCGTTTATACGCGCCGTGAATCATTCGTCATGCCGATGAACATCACTGAATTCTGCAGCAAACTGCCGGCTGCGCACTTCTTTCGCTGCCACCGCTCGTACTGCGTCAATCTGAATAAAATTCGCGAAATAGAGCCATGGTTCAACAACACCTACGTCCTACGGCTACGCGACCTTGAGTTTCAGGTGCCGGTCAGCCGCAGTAAGGTGAAAGAGTTTCGCCAGTTGATGAATCTGTAA
- the glk gene encoding glucokinase, which produces MTKFALVGDVGGTNARLALCDIASGEISRAKTYSGLDYPSLEAVVRVYLNEQAVKVDDGCIAIACPITGDWVAMTNHTWAFSIAEMKKNLGFAHLEIINDFTAVSMAIPMLKDEHLIQFGGAQPAEGKPIAVYGAGTGLGVAHLVHVDKRWVSLPGEGGHVDFAPNSEEEGIILEELRNELGHVSAERVLSGPGLVNLYRAIVKSDGRLPENLQPKDVTERALADTCIDCRRALSLFCVIMGRFGGNLALTLGTFGGVYIAGGIVPRFLEFFKASGFRGGFEDKGRFKAYVQDIPVYLIVHDNPGLLGSGAHLRQTLGHIL; this is translated from the coding sequence ATGACAAAATTTGCTTTAGTAGGAGACGTCGGCGGAACTAACGCCCGTCTGGCGTTATGTGATATCGCAAGCGGGGAGATTTCCCGCGCTAAAACTTATTCCGGGCTCGATTATCCAAGCCTTGAGGCCGTTGTACGCGTCTATCTCAACGAACAAGCCGTGAAGGTCGATGATGGCTGCATCGCCATTGCTTGCCCCATCACCGGCGACTGGGTAGCGATGACCAACCATACCTGGGCTTTTTCTATTGCCGAGATGAAAAAGAACCTCGGATTCGCGCATCTGGAAATCATTAATGATTTTACCGCGGTGTCGATGGCGATCCCAATGCTCAAAGACGAGCATCTGATCCAGTTCGGCGGCGCGCAACCGGCGGAAGGTAAACCGATTGCAGTCTACGGCGCAGGTACCGGTCTTGGCGTAGCGCACCTGGTACACGTTGATAAACGCTGGGTGAGCCTGCCTGGCGAGGGCGGCCACGTTGATTTCGCGCCGAACAGCGAAGAAGAGGGCATTATTCTCGAGGAGCTACGCAACGAGTTAGGCCACGTGTCCGCCGAACGCGTTCTGTCCGGCCCGGGATTAGTTAATCTGTATCGGGCGATTGTTAAATCCGATGGCCGTTTGCCGGAGAACCTGCAACCGAAGGACGTTACCGAGCGCGCGCTGGCGGATACCTGCATTGATTGTCGCCGCGCGCTGTCGTTGTTCTGCGTCATTATGGGGCGCTTTGGCGGTAACCTGGCGCTGACCCTCGGCACTTTCGGCGGCGTGTACATCGCAGGCGGTATTGTCCCGCGTTTCCTTGAGTTCTTTAAGGCGTCGGGTTTCCGCGGCGGGTTTGAAGATAAAGGGCGCTTTAAAGCCTACGTGCAGGATATTCCGGTTTATCTCATTGTCCATGATAACCCAGGCCTACTGGGCTCCGGCGCGCATTTGCGCCAGACGCTGGGGCATATCCTCTAA
- a CDS encoding ion channel protein → MLHPRARTMLLLSIPAILIGIASSLVLIVAMKIAAILQSILWSDLPAHVGIAADSPLWIIAILTLTGIAVGLVVRFSPGHGGPDPATESLIGAPIATNALPGLLAALILGLAGGVSLGPEHPIMVVNIALAVALGSRLFPRVSSLDWTILAASGTIGALFGTPVAAALIFSQTLNSSSDVPLWDRLFAPLLAAAAGALTTGIFFHPNFTLPIPHYPHLRIVDIISGAIVTLIAIAVGMVAVWCLPRLHALIHRLKNPVLMLGIGGFLLGILGVIGGHITLFKGLDEMQQLASSQTLGAGDFLLIAVVKLAALVLASACGFRGGRIFPAVFVGVSLGLMLHAHVEAVPAAITISCAILGLVLVVTRDGWLSLFMASVVVPDTTLLPLLCIVMLPAWLLLAGKPLMIAKRRGD, encoded by the coding sequence ATGTTGCACCCGCGCGCCAGAACGATGCTGTTGTTATCGATACCCGCCATTCTTATTGGTATCGCTTCCAGCCTGGTATTGATTGTGGCGATGAAGATCGCCGCGATTCTGCAGAGCATCTTGTGGAGCGACCTGCCGGCACATGTCGGCATTGCCGCCGATAGCCCGCTGTGGATAATTGCCATCCTCACTCTCACCGGGATTGCCGTGGGGCTGGTAGTCCGTTTCAGCCCCGGTCATGGGGGGCCGGATCCGGCAACCGAATCCTTGATCGGCGCGCCCATCGCCACCAACGCGCTACCGGGGTTACTGGCGGCATTGATTCTCGGCCTCGCAGGCGGTGTCAGTCTCGGGCCGGAACATCCGATCATGGTCGTCAATATAGCGCTTGCCGTCGCCCTCGGTTCGCGTCTGTTTCCACGGGTAAGTTCGCTGGACTGGACAATTCTCGCCGCGTCGGGAACCATCGGCGCGCTGTTTGGCACGCCGGTTGCCGCGGCGCTTATTTTTTCGCAAACGCTCAATAGCAGCAGCGACGTTCCGTTATGGGACCGGCTGTTCGCCCCGCTGCTGGCGGCGGCGGCAGGCGCATTGACGACCGGTATTTTTTTCCATCCCAATTTCACTCTGCCAATCCCGCACTATCCGCACCTGCGCATCGTCGATATCATCAGCGGCGCGATTGTCACGCTTATCGCCATCGCCGTCGGCATGGTCGCCGTGTGGTGTCTGCCGCGTCTGCACGCGCTCATCCACCGGCTGAAAAATCCGGTGTTAATGCTGGGAATCGGTGGTTTTTTACTGGGGATCCTGGGCGTTATCGGCGGACATATTACGCTATTTAAAGGTCTGGATGAAATGCAGCAACTGGCCTCCAGCCAGACGCTTGGCGCTGGCGATTTTCTGCTCATTGCCGTGGTGAAATTGGCGGCGCTGGTGCTGGCGTCCGCATGCGGTTTCCGCGGCGGGCGTATTTTCCCGGCGGTGTTTGTCGGCGTCTCATTGGGGCTAATGCTGCATGCTCACGTTGAAGCGGTACCGGCCGCCATTACCATCTCCTGCGCGATCCTCGGCCTGGTGCTGGTCGTTACCCGCGACGGTTGGCTGAGTCTGTTTATGGCGTCAGTAGTGGTGCCTGACACCACCCTGTTGCCGCTGCTTTGTATCGTGATGCTCCCGGCCTGGCTACTGCTGGCCGGGAAGCCGTTGATGATTGCCAAACGCCGCGGCGATTAG